In the Phaseolus vulgaris cultivar G19833 chromosome 7, P. vulgaris v2.0, whole genome shotgun sequence genome, one interval contains:
- the LOC137828999 gene encoding ethylene-responsive transcription factor LEP-like: MSQTENPMENLPALIYKNPIRRSSRRSTMYLGVRKRPWGRYAAEIRNPYTKERHWLGTFDTAEEAAIAYDLSSIKICGINARTNFHYPFVSLPPPPMALPPPPLPPTQELDQSVGVCPEMNAAFDGDDESLVIASILQSFSSSGNCSF, from the coding sequence ATGTCTCAAACAGAGAATCCAATGGAAAATCTTCCGGCATTGATTTACAAAAACCCCATTAGGAGAAGTTCTAGACGATCTACAATGTATCTTGGCGTGAGAAAAAGGCCATGGGGAAGATATGCTGCTGAGATTAGAAACCCTTATACCAAAGAGAGACACTGGCTAGGCACATTTGACACTGCTGAAGAAGCTGCTATTGCCTATGATCTTTCATCTATCAAGATTTGTGGCATTAATGCTCGAACTAATTTTCATTACCCTTTTGTGTCTCTTCCACCACCTCCTATGGCGTTGCCTCCTCCACCGCTACCACCTACCCAGGAGTTGGATCAAAGTGTCGGAGTTTGTCCAGAGATGAATGCTGCTTTCGATGGCGATGATGAATCTCTGGTTATTGCTTCCATTTTGCAAAGCTTTTCTAGCTCTGGTAACTGCTCTTTTTAG